Sequence from the Acidimicrobiia bacterium genome:
GTCGTGTATGAGTTCGTTGCCGAAGGCTGGTCATCGGGACCGGTGGTCGAAGCCACTTCGTTCTGGAGTCGGTGGCGGGGAGTGCGAGGAGCGCCCCCGGGGGTGGGTGTTCTGATAAGCGGCCGGTCGGTCCATGGCGTCGGGTTGAAAGAATCGCTTCTCGTCGTCGCTCTTGACAGACAGGATCGTGTTCTCCTGGTCGGCCGCCTGAATCCGGGTCGATTGGTTTCCTGTTGGGGTGCCGCGCGGATGTTGGAACTGTCGATCTCGACTGCCACCCTTCCGATAGGGACGTCGTTGCTGAGGCTGCCTATTGTGAGGTGATGCCGGGAACCCTTATCGTCTGTTCGACTCCCATTGGCAACCTCGGTGACATGTCCGAACGGTTGATCGCCGCCCTCAGACAGGCAGACATCGTTTATGCAGAGGACACAAGGCGAACGGCCAAGCTCCTGGCGGCCGTGGGCTCTTCGGTGCCGGTGCGGTCCTATTTCCTTGGGAATGAACGGCAACGTGCGGCCGAGTTAGGCGAACGCCTAACCAAGGGTGACACCGTGGCGCTTGTGTCAGATGCCGGCACCCCGGTCGTTTCTGACCCCGGCCTGTCGGCAGTCCGGGCCGCCGAACAAGCCGGAGCCACCATCACGATGGTGCCCGGCCCGAGTGCAGTCACCGCCATTCTGGCGGTGTCCGGCATGAGTGGGGACCGGTTTGTGTTCGAGGGATTTCTGCCTCGCAAGGGTGATGAGCGTACACAACGGCTATCCGACATCGCCGGTGAGCAACGGACCGTGGTGTTCTTCACCAGTGGAACCCGCCTGTATGGCGATCTCCAGGGTATTGCGGAACTATCTGATTCAAAAAGGCAGGTGGTAATCGGCAGGGAGCTCACCAAACTTCATGAGCAAATCTGGCGCGGGACGCTTGGCGAAGCCGTTGTCGAGTGGAACCTCGAGGCTCGTGGCGAGATCACGGTTGCGTTGGCCGGGGCGAGCACCGAAGCAGGCTCAATGGATGACGCGGTTCGAGATGCCCTGAGACTCATCGATAGCGGCATGGCCATGTCTGAAGCGGTCAAGACGACCGCCCGGCACCATCATCTGAAACGGTCTGATGTGTATGACGCCGTGTTGGGCGGGCGGAAAGCCCCCTAGCCGGATGGGCTAGGCGCGCAGTTCGCTTCGGCAGGTGGCGCACAGGCCCTTTTCCTTGAAGGGCGACACGTCGTCGGTCGATCCACAGAAGGTGCAGGTCGACTCGAGCTTGCGAAGAATGATGGAATCGCCTTCGACCGAGATGGCCAGTTGGTCGCCTTCCTGGATGCTGAAAAGGCGCCGGGTTTCTGCTGGTACAACAATCCGGCCCAAATCGTCGATCTTGCGAACCATGCCCGTGTTCATGTCATCCTCCAGGTGAATATGTTCTCAGCTCACCCTATATTTTCCCTGGCGGCTGACGTATTCATTGTAACCGACACGGTGACGAATCAGTAGAGAACCATCCACGACGCAGTAGCCTCGCGACCGTGCATGGACCCTGGGTAGACACACACTGTCATCTCCAATTGGACGATCGTCCAACGGACGAACTGTTGGCGCGAGCCGAACCGCACCTCGCCTGGCTGGTCGCCCCGGGCATCGACGCCGAATCTTCGGAACGTTCTGTCGAGTTGGCGAGCCGGTATCGGGCGGTGGTTGCTACCGCTGGTCTCCATCCCCATGATGCGGCGCGCTGGGAGGCCGAACGTGAGCGGATCGAGGCACTGATCCCCCTGGTTTCAGCCGTCGGAGAAACCGGGCTGGATTTCTACCGGAATCTCGCCCCGGTGGAGGATCAGAGGCGATCTTTTCTCGATCAGATCGACCTGGCGCTCGGGGCAGATTTGCCGGTCATCGTGCACTGTCGGGACGCCTTTTCCGATATCTATGAGATCTTGTTCAACTCTCCGGTGCGGGCCATCCTGCATTGCTGGACCGGCGGCCCCAGATGGACCAAACGTTTTCTTGAGATCGAAACAGTCACGTTTTCGTACGCCGGACCGGTCGCCTTTGAGACCGGAGATACCGTCCGGATGGGAGCTGCTTTGGTCCCGCCCGATCGATGCCTTGTCGAAACCGACACGCCCTATCTGGCTCCGCCTCCTCATCGTCAGGAACAGAATGAACCTGCCTTTGTGCGTTATGTCGGTGCCGCGCTTGGCGATGTCTGGGGTATTTCTGTTGATGAAGTCGCCGCTGTCACTGCCAACAACGCAGCCAGGGTCTTTGGACGATGACCGGTAATTCACACGTGCGCGGTCAAACCAGAGCTGAAATCGACGCCCTGCTCGCCAAATACGGCCTGACGCCCCGACATGCGCTCGGTCAGCACTTTCTGGCCGATCCCAACATTGTGGAGAGGATCGTGCGCGCAGCAGGCGTTGGACCGGCCGACCGGGTTGTCGAGATTGGGGCTGGAACCGGAACGCTCACCCGCGCTCTGGTCGCCACGGGTGCCCGGGTGGTTGCCTATGAACTTGATGAAGGGCTCGGTCGGGTTCTGGCGGAGGTTCTTGAGGGTTTCGAAGTCGACATCAGATTCGGAAACGCTCTCGATATCGATTTTGACGAAGCTCTGGTTGGTGATCAGTGGCACCTGATCGCCAACTTGCCATACAACGTTGGAACTCCGCTCGTGCTGAACGTGCTCCAGGAGTATGCGTCCATTGGAAAACTGTCTGTCATGCTTCAGAGCGAGGTGGTCGACCGATTCTTGGCCGACCCTGGCAGCTCTGACTACGGTGTTCCATCGGTAATCGTCGGGCTTCATGCCCGACTGGTGGCGACATTCTCGGTCCCGCCTCAGGTATTCGTTCCCCCGCCCGCGGTCGACAGTGCGGTCGTTGTGCTTGAGCGCATTCCCGCTCATCCGTTGGCCACACAGGCCATCGCTCTCGCCAAAGCAGCCTTCGGGCAGCGGAGGAAGATGCTTCGAAAATCTCTCAGTGGCGAGTTCTCAAACCCTTCGGCGATTCTGGAAACTGCCGGAATCGATCCCACTCGTCGAGCTGAAACGGTTTCGCCGGACGAATACCTTCGGTTGGCTGAGGTGGCCGGAACGTGATCACCACCGAGGCACCAGCGAAGGTGAATTTGTCGCTGCGGGTCGCCGCGGTAGATCGATCCGGGTTCCATCGACTCCAGTCGCGGGTGCAAATGGTCGACTGGCATGATTATCTGGCTATCGAATGGTGGGAGGAGGACTTGCTGGAAATCATCGGCTTACCCACCCCGCCGGAGGGAAGCGTCGACCTCCCGACCGGAAAAGACAATCTGGTATGGAAGTCCGCGGCAGCCTTTTGGGTCGGCGACCCGGGAAAACGTCGTCCCGTTCGTGTAGCCCTCGAAAAGCACATTCCGGTTGCAGCCGGTCTGGCGGGCGGGTCGGCTGATGCGGCTGCGATGGCGGTAGGCCTCGCCGCCCTAACGGGCCGACCAGTCGATTTTGCCCGATTAATCGAAGTCGGCTCTGATATTGCCTTCTCCCTGTCTGGCGGGTCGGCGCTCATGGAGGGCTACGGCGAGGCGCTTTCTCCCGTCCCGATGCCGGATGATTTCACCTTGGTGTTGGCGGTCCCTCCGATTGAGCTTTCGACGCCCGCGGTATATCAGCGATGGGATGACCTCGACGGTCCGGCGGGGGTGCCGCTTCCCGGGAGATCCGTGCCTCCATCGCTACGGGATTTAGAGGTGATGAACGATTTGTATCCCGCCGCGGTGTCGATCGTCCCTGACCTGGCTGACTATCGATCCCAACTCATGGCCGCCTGGGGCCGGCCCGTCGCCATGTCGGGAAGCGGCCCAACGTTATTTGCTTTCTTTGCCGACCTTGAAGAAGCCACCGGGGCCGCATCGGTGGTCTCGGGAATGCGGGCGATCCGAGCGACGATCCCGGTTGACCACGGGGCGCGAGTACGGCCGCAGGAGCGTGATTACAATGATCCTGTCCGCCACTGAATGGCGTACCCCTCGGTGGGAGGTGGTGTAATTGGCAGCACTACGGGTTTTGATCCCGTCAGTACGGGTTCGAGTCCTGTCCTCCCAGCCAGAATAGGAAGGTACTAATGGCCGTAAAGGCTGTGATTATGGCTGCCGGCCAGGGCACCCGAATGAAGTCGGAGCTGCCGAAGGTGCTGCACCTTCTGGCTGGCCGCCCGATGATTCAATGGGTGGTGGAAGCCGCCAGGGGGGTCGGGGTCGATCAGATTATGGTGGTCGTGGGATTCGGTGCCGAAGCCGTTGCCTCTGCCCTGCCTGACGATGTCGACACTTGTCTGCAGTCCGAGCAACTGGGAACTGGCCACGCCGTCCAGATCGCCATCGAGGCGCTGGGTGATGTCTCATCCCACACGGTTTTGGTCCTGTCGGGGGACACTCCGCTTCTCCAGAGCGATGCGCTCAAGGCGCTCGTCGAGTCGAACGGCCCTGACCGGCCGGCGGCCGCCCTCCTTACGGCCGAGGTCCCCGATCCGTACGGGTATGGCAGGGTGTTGCGCGATGAGCAGGGTCAGGTGGTCGGTATCGTCGAACACAAAGATGCCACCGCGGGCCAGTTGGCAATCAACGAGATAAATGCCGGCATTTACGCCTTCGATGGGGCGCGACTTATCGAAGGTCTCAGAAGTCTCACGAATGACAATTCCCAAAACGAGTACTACCTGACCGATGTGATCGGGTACTTCGCCAATCAAGGCTTGGCGATGTTGGGAGTGAAAACCGACATCGGTGAAGTGGCCGGCGTCAACTCTCAAGCTCACCTGGCCGACGCCAGTGCTGTGATGCGTCGGCGAATTGCCGTCGACTGGATGGAACACGGAGTTTGGATCCAAGACCTCAATCTGGTGTTCATCTCGGCTGACACGGTCATCGAACCTGGCGCCCAGCTTTATGCCGGAGTCCAACTGCAGGGGGTTTGCCATGTCGGTGCTGGGGCTCAGGTCGGACCAGATGTGTTTGCGGTCGACAGTCGGATCGGGCCCCGCTCGGTCGTGACCTACTCCGTGATCCGGGATTCGGCCGTGGGTGCCGACGTTCGGGTGGGTCCCTATGCCTCGCTTCGATCCGGAGTGGTCCTGGAGGCAGGGTCCAAGGTTGGAACGTTCGTGGAAATGAAAAACGCCAGTCTTGGGGAAGGAGCCACGGTTGCCCACCTCTCGTACATGGGGGACGCCAGCATCGGGCCCGATACGAACATTGGAGCCGGTGCGATTACCTGTAATTATGACGGGGTCGACAAACATCGGACCGAAATCGGCGCCAGGGTGCTGATCGGTTCCGACACGATGCTCGTGGCGCCGGTGACCGTGGGAGATGATGCGATGACCGGAGCCGGATCCACGATCAGCCGAAATGTTTCCGCCCGCGCCCTGGCCGTCGGCAGGGCTGCACAACGCGAAATCGCTGGCTACGCTGACCGCATCGACAAGCGGCGTAAAGCAAAAGAGGAGCGTTCCTAGTGGAGGTCGTATCTCGAAAACGACTGATGCTGTTCAGTGGCGGATCGAACGAGGCACTGGCTCACGAGGTTGCTGAAGCCCTCGGCGTGAAGATGGGTCAGCTTGAGCGGTCGACGTTCGCAAATGGTGAGATCTACGCCCGCCCCTCTGAGTCGGTGCGCGGGGCCGACTGTTTCCTCATCCAGAGCCATACCGATCCGATCAACTTCTACATCATGGAGCAGCTGATCGCCATTGATGCACTCAAGCGGGCGTCGGCTCGCAAGATTACGGCCGTGATTCCGTACTTCGGCTACTCCAGGGCAGACAAGAAGGTACGTCCGCGCGAGGCCATCACGGCTCGACTGATGGCCGACTTGTTCTTGACTGCGGGCGCCGATCGGATGGTGTCGATTGATCTGCATACCGGTCAGATCCAGGGTTTCAGTGATCAGCCGTTTGACGCCTTGACCGCCATGCCTCTCTTTACGGACTATTTGTCGTCAACGGTTGATTCGCCGATGACGGTTGTGTCCCCGGACGCCGGCGGTGTGAAGCGGGCGGAACGGTATGCGCGTCATCTCGGGGCCTATGTCGCCTTCATTCACAAGCGCCGGGAAGCCGACAGGCACAATGAGTCCTCGGCCAAGGCGGTCATTGGTGAGGTGAAGGGCCGGCATGCGGTGATTGTGGATGACATCATTGACACGGCCGGTACCGTGTGCAACGCGGCAGAACTGCTCATGGAGAAGGGTGCACTCAGCGTCACGGTTGCGGCCACCCATGGGATTCTGTCTGACCCGGCCATCGATCGTATCAAGAACGCTCCCATTCGCGAGCTTGTTATCACGAATTCATTGCCACTGCGGGCCGACGCCCAGCACCTTGAACAGATCAAGGTGCTTTCGATCGCCCCGATTGTGGCGGAGGCACTTGAGGCGATCTTCATGGAATCCTCCGTGTCCAAGCTGTTCCTCGGCGAGAACGTCTGATACTCGCTCGCTCAATCGTGTAGCCGTCTACGAGTTCGGAACGACGATCCACGAGCCCCCGACGTCGATCACTCGCAGTCGATACGCCAGGTCAATGGGATGTCCCAAACGATCGATCGCCCGCACCCCTATTCGGCTGATCGTTCCGCTTTCATCGGTCGTCGAAGCTATTCCTGTGATCTCGACCGACCGGTACGGTGTCGGATCAGGTCGTTTGGCGTCGTAGCTTCCGGGGGTGCCCGTCAGGAGCCAGTCGAGGTAGTTATGTATGGCGTTTGTGACAGGTGAGTCGGTCGCCGCCGGTAGTGGGACCGGATTGGACATGACCGAGGCTGGACCGGCTACCTCGGCCGGGCCGCCGACGACGAGCCACCCGCTCTCGTGCTGTCTGAGCTCGATCTCGAAAAAGTGCATGCCGGTCGGTGTGTAGCCGTCGTCGGTCAAGCCGAGGAGGTCGGCGGCCAGGGTAACCACCCATACATCGCCCCGTTGAATTGCGGACACCGGCCCCATAAAAGCTACATAGCGATCCCTCGTCGAACCGACCATTTCACGGAGGGCCATCTCGGCTATTCCTGCCGCAGGTGTCGATAACTGGTGGTCAGTCGTCATCCTGGCGACCGATACCCCTGCGAGTCCTGCGGTGATGGCCAGAACCAGGCCGGCCGCCACCCGTCTGATGCGGTGCCCACCCGCCGCCGGGGGGTCGAGCATCGGTACGTTGGCGATCTCCTCAAGGTCGATCGGTTGAGGGAAATGAATCGCCGTTGGCACGGATTCTGCCTACCCGTCCACCGGTGGGAGGACGATCACTTCGCCTGGAAAGATCATGTCCGGATTCTTCGAGGTCAGGCTGGCGCGGTTCAGGCCGACAACCTGAACCCAGTAGCGGGCGATCTCACGATCGGACAACGGAGCCTCTGGATGAGATGCGGCGAGGTGGTGGGTGGCGATGCTCCAGAGGCTGTCGCCGTCGATCACCTGGTATTCGGTGGCTGCGGCCTTCGTGACGGGTGGGTTTGGCTCGATCTCGGTCGTTTGTAGGTCGGTGGCCCTTGCAGGCATCTGAGTTCGATCGACGAGTCGTGGGGTGGCCACCGACGGCCGCGTCGGCTTCGGAACCGTCACGGTCGCCCCGGGAGGGAGAATCAGTCCGTTGTCAGTGACCGAAATGACCGCCCCATTGGCCTCCCGGTCGGTGTTCTTTTCTGGGGCTTTCCGGTCGGCGCCATCGACTTGAATGACGGGTCCCGCCGGGGCATCGTGATTGAAATGTACGGACGGGGAAAGCATGACGCTCGAGGGGGCAATCGTTACGGTGGCCATGGTGAGCGCCACTGCTCGTCGGGCGGCGTTTCTCACCACAGGCAGCGTTCCCCACTCAACCGATCTGACCAGATTGGGGAGATCGGAAATGAGTCCGACGCTGTAGGTGGTGCTGGACAGCAGGAGCCAGTAGGCGAGCGCCAGCGCAAGGTATCGGCCCGCAGCCATGACGACCTGATCCGGGGGAGTGAAACGGACCCATACATCGAAGTCTGACCAGTCGACCGGGAACAGGCGGGCCGACCGATGGAGGAACCAGATGAGTGCCGACTCCGACACGAACCAACCAAACAAACGTTGCATATCGTTAGCAATCGTAAATCTACCTCGACCCGGTGTCAACTCTAAATATCGTTATATATCGCTAAAGTGAGGCGGTTGGTCAGCTACGATAGGGCCATCGAACAAGGAGTATCGGATGCGCGTTCGCATCACTATGAGCCGCAGTCCTCGCGAGGTCGAGATCGATATCGAGGATCTGGCCGGCTTCAAGGTCGAAGTCTCAAAGCTATTCGCAGACGAAAAAGAGATCTGGTGGGTGACCGATATCAAGGGCAAAGAACTCGGGCTGCCTGTCGAGAACATTGGACACATCGAGATTGACACCACAGAACGTGAGCGTCAGGTCGGCTTCGCCTAATCGACACGGCCGTCCACAACGAAAGCGGGGTCCCGACTCGGGACCCCGCTTCTGTTAGAACGTAGGTGGAAGTTAGTTGTTGCGGCGGCGACGCTCGGCGAGCCAGCGCTTCCGAAGCCGGCGACGCTCATCTTCGGCGAATCCGCCCCAGATGCCACCCTCCTGGTTGGTCTGAAGCGCATACTGCAGGCAGGACTCCTGGACGGAGCACTGTGAGCAGATGACTTTTGCGTCGTTGATCATCTCCACGGCAGGGCCGGTGGTTCCGATGGGGAAAAAGAGGTTTGGTTCTGAATCGCGACAAAGCGCAAGGTCGCGCCAGTCGGAGACGATTGTCGTATCTGGATCGGGTGTTACGAGCACTGGGGGATTCCTTCAGTAGATTGGTGCCAAGTGGTGTTAGGCCAGTGCCACACGAGGAGGTCTCTCGGGCGAGCACGTGATTTGTTTCACAAGCTAGGCGATGGTAAGCATGTGGTGCGTCAAAAACAAGGGATATTTTGATATTTTCTTCACAAATACCTAGGGCGGCCGGTCATCGGGGTTGGCCAACTCGCTTTCCTGACAATACATTGGCGGGTTTTCAAGCCGCCGCCGAGGTGGTGTCCCTGGTGGAACTCGACGTCCGTCGAAGCGCTGATGGTGAATTGGTCCTGTCTCACGATCCCTCGATTGGTGGTCTGGTAGTCGCCGAAACCGGCTGGGCTGATCTTCGGGCGGTTGACGTCGGAAGGGGGCATCATCCGA
This genomic interval carries:
- the rsmI gene encoding 16S rRNA (cytidine(1402)-2'-O)-methyltransferase translates to MPGTLIVCSTPIGNLGDMSERLIAALRQADIVYAEDTRRTAKLLAAVGSSVPVRSYFLGNERQRAAELGERLTKGDTVALVSDAGTPVVSDPGLSAVRAAEQAGATITMVPGPSAVTAILAVSGMSGDRFVFEGFLPRKGDERTQRLSDIAGEQRTVVFFTSGTRLYGDLQGIAELSDSKRQVVIGRELTKLHEQIWRGTLGEAVVEWNLEARGEITVALAGASTEAGSMDDAVRDALRLIDSGMAMSEAVKTTARHHHLKRSDVYDAVLGGRKAP
- a CDS encoding AbrB/MazE/SpoVT family DNA-binding domain-containing protein translates to MNTGMVRKIDDLGRIVVPAETRRLFSIQEGDQLAISVEGDSIILRKLESTCTFCGSTDDVSPFKEKGLCATCRSELRA
- a CDS encoding TatD family hydrolase, giving the protein MHGPWVDTHCHLQLDDRPTDELLARAEPHLAWLVAPGIDAESSERSVELASRYRAVVATAGLHPHDAARWEAERERIEALIPLVSAVGETGLDFYRNLAPVEDQRRSFLDQIDLALGADLPVIVHCRDAFSDIYEILFNSPVRAILHCWTGGPRWTKRFLEIETVTFSYAGPVAFETGDTVRMGAALVPPDRCLVETDTPYLAPPPHRQEQNEPAFVRYVGAALGDVWGISVDEVAAVTANNAARVFGR
- the rsmA gene encoding ribosomal RNA small subunit methyltransferase A, which gives rise to MTGNSHVRGQTRAEIDALLAKYGLTPRHALGQHFLADPNIVERIVRAAGVGPADRVVEIGAGTGTLTRALVATGARVVAYELDEGLGRVLAEVLEGFEVDIRFGNALDIDFDEALVGDQWHLIANLPYNVGTPLVLNVLQEYASIGKLSVMLQSEVVDRFLADPGSSDYGVPSVIVGLHARLVATFSVPPQVFVPPPAVDSAVVVLERIPAHPLATQAIALAKAAFGQRRKMLRKSLSGEFSNPSAILETAGIDPTRRAETVSPDEYLRLAEVAGT
- the glmU gene encoding bifunctional UDP-N-acetylglucosamine diphosphorylase/glucosamine-1-phosphate N-acetyltransferase GlmU gives rise to the protein MAVKAVIMAAGQGTRMKSELPKVLHLLAGRPMIQWVVEAARGVGVDQIMVVVGFGAEAVASALPDDVDTCLQSEQLGTGHAVQIAIEALGDVSSHTVLVLSGDTPLLQSDALKALVESNGPDRPAAALLTAEVPDPYGYGRVLRDEQGQVVGIVEHKDATAGQLAINEINAGIYAFDGARLIEGLRSLTNDNSQNEYYLTDVIGYFANQGLAMLGVKTDIGEVAGVNSQAHLADASAVMRRRIAVDWMEHGVWIQDLNLVFISADTVIEPGAQLYAGVQLQGVCHVGAGAQVGPDVFAVDSRIGPRSVVTYSVIRDSAVGADVRVGPYASLRSGVVLEAGSKVGTFVEMKNASLGEGATVAHLSYMGDASIGPDTNIGAGAITCNYDGVDKHRTEIGARVLIGSDTMLVAPVTVGDDAMTGAGSTISRNVSARALAVGRAAQREIAGYADRIDKRRKAKEERS
- a CDS encoding ribose-phosphate diphosphokinase gives rise to the protein MLFSGGSNEALAHEVAEALGVKMGQLERSTFANGEIYARPSESVRGADCFLIQSHTDPINFYIMEQLIAIDALKRASARKITAVIPYFGYSRADKKVRPREAITARLMADLFLTAGADRMVSIDLHTGQIQGFSDQPFDALTAMPLFTDYLSSTVDSPMTVVSPDAGGVKRAERYARHLGAYVAFIHKRREADRHNESSAKAVIGEVKGRHAVIVDDIIDTAGTVCNAAELLMEKGALSVTVAATHGILSDPAIDRIKNAPIRELVITNSLPLRADAQHLEQIKVLSIAPIVAEALEAIFMESSVSKLFLGENV
- a CDS encoding DUF3107 family protein; this encodes MRVRITMSRSPREVEIDIEDLAGFKVEVSKLFADEKEIWWVTDIKGKELGLPVENIGHIEIDTTERERQVGFA
- a CDS encoding WhiB family transcriptional regulator, with product MVSDWRDLALCRDSEPNLFFPIGTTGPAVEMINDAKVICSQCSVQESCLQYALQTNQEGGIWGGFAEDERRRLRKRWLAERRRRNN